In Lycium ferocissimum isolate CSIRO_LF1 chromosome 7, AGI_CSIRO_Lferr_CH_V1, whole genome shotgun sequence, the sequence CTGTTGAAGAAGGAGCTGAAGGCCCTGTCATGCTAGCTCTTTTGCCAGATGGGGGACCTTCTGGTTGCTATTTTGATCGTACAGTAGTAGCTGAGTTTTAGCTATAACAACAACTATGCCTCAGTTCCAAACAAGTTGGGGTCAGTTGCTAAGTTTTTAATCCGGTCATTAAATAAGGTTTAGTGAAAGACACTACTCTTAAAGCCATCTTGGTATTTGGTTGGATTTCTGAGCAGGATTGGTGTCTGGAGGTTGTGTTAGTAGTTGAAATGATGAGGAAACCAAAGGATTACATTGGTCCTTGATATGGCTCAGACCAAAACAGTTACAACtaatcacatattcaaataagAATTTGCGGTGTATTTGATATCACCAAAGTTATATTCCATTAAATCTTGGAAAATGTTTCCCACTGTTTGGTTAGCGAGTGAAacatattttcttgaaaaaaaaaaaacacgtttTAAGATGAGTAAcatattgaaaatatatatttaagtaATATATGAGTTttaaagattaataataatgtataagCGTTAGTTAGAACAAGTAGTATAAAGTTTaaagttgatatatatatatttttttttgaaagcaaAATAACTTCCGCCTGTAAGTGATGAAAGTCatttcttgcaatcataacaccaaataatAGATTTTCTGTCGCACCAAACGCACCTACAACTCAATTATTTTCTCAGCTTACTACGATGTTATTGCTGTTCCTAGTAGCTTTATTAatgcaaaattaaaatttcaatgcAAAATAGAACTCCAGAGATTTGAGCCAGTTATCTTCATTAACTTCTCCATTTTAGGATAATGATTATCAGGTAAACACCGAGATTATAACTCATCTCTAATCACTTAACACATGGAAAATCATAATAACTAAGACATGGATCTCTAAAATTGTGATAACATCATGGTCATGTATCAAAATGGGtattacaaaataaaattataagctgAAGTGAAATCCTGAAAACTTGTCCAGCACTAAGGCCAAGATATGACTCATTTTGCAGCTATGCCATTTCAGTGTCCTCTGTATGCAGTAGTTCCATACTTCTATTCGAATCGTTATGCACTAGTAACAAGAGGCAAGAGAATTCGCATAATAATTAACTGTAAACTAACAAGGTACTCTCGTTTGtcaagaaaattttcaaaatatgcaTGTGCTAGCTGAAGCCTCATTTCAATCTCCAATCTGGAAGAAGCTGACAGACAAGAAGAGTCGATCTTTTGCCCTTTGAGGATCAGATGTTGAATCTCAGTGTACAACACTCACTTAAGGGAATAAATCTTGAATGTCGAGGATATCAGCTCGGACACCAGCTGCTGTGGTATCATTTCCTGCTCCAGCACCTTGGATAACCAAAGGTTGTTTCTCGTAACAACGGCTGTATATCTCCACCTGCAGACAAATGAAAACATAACTCAATCATCATAGGTATTCTTTGATAAAAGCAGTCATTACTCTTGTTGTTTGTATAACTGCTTAAGTTTAATGGGTACGTTCAAAGATTAAGGTAGATTCTAAGACCTTAGCTGCAACAAGTTTTGCATAGGCGACACCAGATGATGCGTAAAGACAAAATAAGGCTTTGGCCTGGGGGTAAACATTAACAGCTGTTAAGAGAGAGACTTGGCACGTAGCAACGCCCATGTTAACTGTTAACAGGTCTCACGGCTAGGGGTGTAAGACATACACAAAAGATGTCTTCATATTCTACAGAGATGAAAAATAAGTGATGTCTGCATCTTctaagagagaaaaaataagtATTCTTCAAAATCACAGCATGATGGTATAATATAGTTACGGTATTGGGAGATCGATTAAATGCAAAAAGGcattaaaaaggggaaaaaatatCAGCAGCATGATGTTTACATCACTACACTAACTGACATCACAAACGAGCTTTGAACAATTAAAAATGTTTTACCTTGATAATCTATATGGTTGAACACCCATAGCAATTGAAAAAAAATCGCAACGGAAAAAAGGAAATGGAAGGAGGAGGAGGGAGGGACCAAAGAAACAGCAATACTGGAGGTGAAAGTGCAGAATTCATACCACATTATCACTTCCTCGTAATCTTCCCAAAGCAGAATCTTTTGGAACTTCTTGGATGCCAACTTCACATCTAAAAATGAGAGATGTCAATGTCATGTACAAAGAAGTGCTTccaataatcaagttttcccaaGCAGCAGACCCTTTCTTCTGTGCTATTGTTTTTCAATGGAGCTGTTTGTAGTTGGTTTTGCTAGAACAAATCATATAGTTGAAAAGTAGACTCTTATCAAGAAACTATAAACTTTACAACCAATGAACAGAAATATCTACTTTTTCTTCACTCAACAAGTTAATAGATACTCCTCGATATAAGCTTGTTCTAGACAACACGAGAAATGAAGCGTCAAACATTACAATGTGAGACCAAACCCCTTGAAGAAAACCAAACATATAATCTAAATTTCTAATAGTATGGACACATAGCCATTTTGCATCCAAATGAAGCCATCATTACCATATGAACAGGTTCGTGAATTAATCAAACAAATCCAGACCTTTGGTAGAATGAGCCAAATAGTTTTTGCTTCCCAATTTTTGCTGTTATACTGAATACAAGAGCTTATAACAATTTTTTCATCATGGGTCTCgagaaaaatatgataattCTGCCATCTTCCCCACCCAAATACATGAAAAAAGAAGtaattatgaaatattttgaagCTATCATTTAAAAATATCAATGTTCCTCTCAACTATGCCATTTCAGATTTGTACTTCTAACTCTTTCTTTAATTGGTTGCAGATGGGAGAGGTGAACAGCTGACAAGGGCATAGTGAAATTATTAGTTGGATTGCCACTATCATAAAACGGATTAACTAATACAATGGTTTGGGGATAACACTCAAACTTGTATGATATGAGCTCAAATGAAGAAATGGGGATTCATATAACCGACTCCAACTTATTGGGACTGAGGCATAGTTGTTGGGTGCATGTTGTCCTAATTTTCTAAAGCATTTCTTAGAGGAATTGAGATTATCTTCTAGGATAAACTTGTCTGTAACAATAATCTTCATTGCTCATCAGTAACTTCAGTCCTTATCTACTTTACAACTTACTGGCAGATAAATCCAGCCATGCTGTTAAAAAGTCACGGAGAAAACTTGGCATCACACTACCATTAGTGAGCAAGCTTTTCTTTAAGCTACTTGACGTGTAGTAACAAGCAGAATGTGATTAGGATAAGAGATAAGTTGTCATTATTCAATAAGCAAACTAGAAATGAGATGAAAGAATTACCTCGAATCATCAATCAAGCAAACATAACGCAGAACATTCCCATTTGCAGAAGCTTGATTAATCCTATCTTCAATATTCTTATCAAGTAAGGGAAGGCCATTCCGTAGAAAGTCTTCCAGAGGCATCACCTCTGGTCCCATTTCTTCAGGATACAAGCTTTCAATCTGAAAAGGGATTTGCGAATGCATCAAGGTTTCGGAAGCTAATTAAATCATAATAAAACAAAGAGACATAGCGACACGTATCCTAACCTTCATATTATCTAGGTTTAAACGCCGTCCAAGAAGTCAAGCAAGAATTAGAGCCTGTAATGAAGACATCAAAACAAAATTTTGTTATGAGGGATGTtcaacttctcaaaatttccagaaCCAATTAGTACTAGGAATGTTTCATGAAAGGTATCGAGAAACAAAGTATTAACCTATATTGCTTGGACTCTCCAAATCTGGTTACACATGGGGGAGGGGTTTGTACAGGTTTTTAGGCTATTTCACACCCTTAAAGATCAAATTTCAAGTGATAGTGCAAGATACATAATCTATGCATATTACCATGGGTCCCTTCTACTAAATTCCTATACTCATAAATGGGtaacatattttcaaaaaaaaaaaaataataaatggatACCATTCAGCATAAGAATATCACAAAAGAAAGATACTTCCTAAAAACATGTTCTACAATGAGCATATAGCAGATGAAACATTACGTCTTAATTATGCAGACGGTAAGACTGCAGGTAAGTTCAGATAAACAAGAGTGATAATGCTTTAATCAGCACAATAATTTGGCAATATAAATGGAGTAAAATCTTCGAACACTGTAAGTTTAATCAGAAGAAAGATGTTTGTTAACCTTTCTTGCTTACATCCATGCCGCCAAGATCATCCCGAGGATCTGCGGATAAGTATAAATACATAAGAATAACTTCATACTTCAACTATCCTAATGAGAATTGAGATGAAGTCTAGCGTCAGCTTTTGAATTCTTTTTTCCCCTAATGCTATTTGGGATGGATGTATGGTTCCTgttaattgctgctcaaaagtagACTGCCACTTGACAATGCATTGAAAACATTCATGATATTTCCTTGTTAGAAAAGGAACCAGGATTTCCTTAGAAGTTTTGGAATGGATCCAAACAGAATTACGTCTTCACAATGGattaaaatattaatgtatCTCTTTCTTAGATAAAGCACCAAAATGTCCTAAAAGTTTGCTTGCTACAAACAGTACATCTCATGTACTTACATCCCACCTGTCTCCATCAGACGATGTAACTTCTTCCCAGAACTTGAAAGTAAATACTTGGATTTTCATCACCTTAGGAGAAGGAGGGACTTGGTAAATTATTCATTCAAATGGATGAGATGGACTCGAATAAAGAGACTAGTCCTCTAAAGGATTTCAAATTGATAAAGGAGCAATATTAAGACTAGAACCATCTTACTGCCAGTTTTGACACAATGTTTAGTAGTATTTCCTCAGCAGAAAATATATCCATTCAAAATTAGCAGTAAACCTAAAAGTGAAGCAGAAAGGGAAGAAGATCAATCTGACCATCCTTGGACATAATAATGTATCAGAACAACAAATACCATTTTCAAAGGCGATTTTACCTCTCCACCTAATGCATGTCCTGCATCTCGAAACAGCAGGATGAAGAACTAATGGACAAACTTAAGTGTAATGCAAAGTTGTATCTGTATATGCCCACGCATAAATGTAAGAAGACAAATATCGTAAAAGGTCAATATAAAAGAATTCAGGGTGTAAGACATTTGTCTCATGCATTATCTCAATTTTTCTAGTTTATCTTATTTCTCACATAGTATCAGAGTACCTTGATGAGAATTAAACGTGCATTCACGAGTCCTTAAATCAGTCGGTGGGGTCCTTGTTCCGTGGAGTACTTTGAATAAACCAATTCCACCATAAGAACTGAAATACTTGTGCGAGCAAAAACCGAGAAGCTATGTCATCAAGGGAAGGATTTTCCAACTACAGTAGCTCACGTGCCAGCTCATAGGATGTCTGTGACGAGGTTCTTACCATTTTGGGGAGTTGATAACTTCTTTTTAAATAATTCATCTATGTTTCGTCCAATTTTGGTGATCAAAACCCTACCTAATAACTATTGTCAAAAGCAAAAATCGCCAAAAAAGCGATAAAGCCCACTTGGGGCTTAAAGTGCACTTCAAGCGTGAGCTTCAGTGGAAAAAGGCACAATATGAATACAACAACTTTCCTTAGTTTAAAACAAGTTGGGAAGGTTATATGAATTCTCACTGAACATGTTTCTCCATTAAGCATCattcatcataaaaaaaaaacactatgaattacaaaaattaaTCTATGTGTGCTAGCGAGCATAATAGCATGTAAATAGTAAATATGTTTACTTATGATGAAGCAGAAGCCTATCAAATCATCAAATCACTATGAAAGGCTAAAGTATTCTACACCTAATCACTAATATAATCATATTTATCTATGTTATCTTCCTTAGTAAAGTTACTCTCACTTGTATCACTAGAATTATAGCCTTCAATCTCTTTCTTCCTCTGACTCATCAGAATCAATTGCATCTCCTACGATAACATGTGGAGCTCAATAGCTCTAAGCATTAGTTGTAATAAATTGTCTCTTTGGTCGCCTTATGTATGTTAACATGTCTTTACTCCACAATGCTCTTGCAACATCACCCAAGTTTAAGTTGTCATCATTGAACACCAATTCATTTTTGCATTAACATTAACATTCATCTCTCCAGACAATCACCCATTAATAGGATCAATATAATTCAATGACATCGGATCAATGATACTCCGCAAGTCATATGTGTTTCTTAGGCGCGATTGTACTTAACATACATTTGTTGATTCAATCTTTGATGCTCCAACCTATTCCTTTTTTTGTATGGATTATCTAAATGTTAGTATTTTAGCATATTGATTATCTAATTGATTAGCTATGTAAAGAAACcaataaataaaagtatataACTAAGACTAAATGCTCAAACACACTCTAATTACACCCACACCCGATAAAACGAGTCAGTAAACCCATAATTATAAAGGTTAATTTTTGAAGATAGTTGAATtctacttatcaaaaaaaaaaaaaaaagatagttgAATTCTATACAAATTCCACCATTGACTCCAAAAGCACTGATCCATACTAAGAACTTACATAAAAGTTTATTCGAgttctttgtttttttgtcTGACCATCCATATGCTGCAGTGAAACATCCATACTTCACATATTCTTCCCTATGCTTGTTTACAATTTCATTTGTCAACTCTACCTCCTTCTCAAGTAACATAACCAGAGACCCCATgattctcaacccacttcattggccactaggccacacccttgggtgcttTAATAATTAGTTTTATGTTTAAAATTCTAATTGGTACTTACATTAACTTATAAATAATGATTGTCTACATAACACTTTTTATCATTGCATGGTAGAACTTATACGGAAATTCAGCTCcccatctccagaaattagccatTAGAAGTTTGGGTTTAACAATTAATTCTGTTGGGTGTGAGCGTAGTTGAAGCGTGTTTGAGCATGTATTTACTCATAGTATTGTACTTCTTATTTATTCGCTTTCTTTGCATAGCTATCAATTAGACTAAATTACTAATGTTCAGATTTATCCATGCAATTGATCCATATCAAAAAAAGAAACCAGACTGGAGCATCAAATATTGAATGATCTAGTGCATGTCAAGTACCAATCGTGCTTTAAaagtttgttatgatttactGAGTGTCATTGATCAAATCTCATTGGATTACATTGATCATAGCAATTAATGGTTGATTGGGAAGTTGGGTGTTAACATTGAAGCTTAAGATAAATTGGTGTTTGGTGATGACAACTTAACTTGGGGTGATGTTGCAAGAGCGTCATGGAGTGAAGATGTGTTGACATATACAAGGTGATAAAAGATGTAGTCAAGAGTTATTACAACTAATGCCTCAAGCTCTCGGGCTTCACGTGCTGACGTAGATGATGAGATTGATTCTGATGAGTCATAGGAAGAAGAGATTGAAGGCTATAATTCTAGTGATATCAATGAGAGTCACCCTATTGATGTAATTGTATAGATGAATATGATTATAATAGTAATTACAAGTAAAATGGGTTTATCTTTTCATATTaagaatgaaattgatgatttgATGAACTTATGCTTCATCATAAACAATATATATTTACTATTTAGGTGTCTATTACGTTCTCTAaatattgtgtgtgtgtgtgcgcatATGTGTGAGTGTGTACAtacaaaatatttaagaaattcTTCACATTGCACTTTTATTTCACTAAAGCCCACGCTTAAAGTGTGCTTTGCGCTTTAAGCCCCAACAGGGCTTTAttgcttttttgcgcttttcgcttttgacaGCACATAAACAAAAATGTAAGACTCTACACTCACTTATAAATGGATAAATATCATATTTTCAAGAACCGCTTTTCTGTTTTTGTAACTCTATCTTCAGTACTTGTATGGTGATTTTACAATATTAATAGGGTGGTTGCAACTTATCACCTGGTTCAGTGTAGCCAAGGCTTTTAGCAGCAGTAACAACTTGGCTGAATGGCTTTCCATCCTCAACCTCTCTCATTACATACCCCAGGGTACCTGTTAGATCAAGATATATGGCATCTTACCATCAAATTCTTCTGGTATTTATACTTTATAACGAGCAAGAAACCCACTAAGATAACCACTAATCATAAAATATTACCACTCAAACTCCCAATAATACGGTAGACGGGATCTCCTGATGAAATTATGCGATTTAAGGATGCTATGACAGGAAGGCCAGCACCAACCTACCACACAATATAGCAATTTCAGACACCTTTGCTTGGCCAAGTATAAACTGAACTAGGACAATACTATCCTTCGTATACCACAGAAGCTAAATTGGATGAATTGGACAAACACAATGCGCCACAAATCCCATATCATTGTCAGGAAGTCAAACAAGAAACTCAAAGCAATTTCAACATGTTAAAGCTTTTAAAGCAGAAGAGAAACTAGTAC encodes:
- the LOC132065590 gene encoding LOW QUALITY PROTEIN: homoserine dehydrogenase (The sequence of the model RefSeq protein was modified relative to this genomic sequence to represent the inferred CDS: substituted 1 base at 1 genomic stop codon), encoding MKNIALFLMGCGGVGSQLLQHIVSCRSLHAKQVYAKCFPVRKLYRKQLILVVLLANLQDDYDKLVSQPRCLRHESTVGAGLPVIASLNRIISSGDPVYRIIGSLSGTLGYVMREVEDGKPFSQVVTAAKSLGYTEPDPRDDLGGMDVSKKALILAXLLGRRLNLDNMKIESLYPEEMGPEVMPLEDFLRNGLPLLDKNIEDRINQASANGNVLRYVCLIDDSRCEVGIQEVPKDSALGRLRGSDNVVEIYSRCYEKQPLVIQGAGAGNDTTAAGVRADILDIQDLFP